A single genomic interval of Trinickia acidisoli harbors:
- a CDS encoding helix-turn-helix domain-containing protein gives MERAKQLLESTRMSFDSITFQVGYEDSNSFRRLFQQRVGLLPAAYRKKFLSAKVRTP, from the coding sequence TTGGAGCGGGCCAAGCAGTTGCTCGAATCGACTCGCATGAGCTTCGACAGCATCACGTTCCAAGTGGGCTACGAAGACAGCAATTCCTTTCGGCGACTGTTTCAGCAGCGAGTCGGTTTGCTGCCCGCCGCCTATCGGAAGAAATTTCTATCGGCGAAGGTTAGGACTCCTTAG